Proteins encoded within one genomic window of Arachis ipaensis cultivar K30076 unplaced genomic scaffold, Araip1.1 Aipa322, whole genome shotgun sequence:
- the LOC107624682 gene encoding uncharacterized protein LOC107624682, with translation MTLATFLKVKPPKFKGTLIATDADNWFRAIERSLRAQHGIQRLLQQDEGDIPWNTFKDEFYKKYFPRAARDVKEMELMQLKQGNTTIAEYAQKFDDLCRFSKICQGNPADFEEWKCLKFEGGLREELMNSVVPLEIRNFAELVNKSKLVEECSKKVAIARENRREASRRDFIHDLAPKGRNFKVNGQFQRQNGNKRNGNFLAHNNGNHDNYNLGEEEGGQSQQTQDISVCSRCGKDHGNRACRFGTHTCFSCGEYGHISRNCPKRFVRNPARPQQQGRVFTVTAGNTNAPNSSTRGEYHTMVLFVLDNTITSYAYVKF, from the exons atgacccttgcgacttTTCTGAAGGTTAAACCGCCTAAGTTTAAAGGTACACTCATTGCGACTGATGCTGACAACTGGTTTCGAGCTATCGAACGATCACTGCGAGCGCAGCAT gggatacagcgactgttGCAACAAGATGAAGGCGATATTCCTTGGAATACTTTTAAGgatgaattttataagaagtattttccgaGGGCAGCTCGTGACGTtaaggagatggaacttatgcagctaAAACAGGGTAATACAACTATTGCAGAATATGCCCAAAAGTTTGATGACTTGTGCCGTTTTTCCAAGATCTGCCAAGGGAATCCTGCTGactttgaggaatggaagtgtttgaAATTTGAAGGAGGACTCCGAGAAGAACTAATGAACTCCGTTGTTCCGCTAGAGATAAGAAATTTTGCTGAACTagtgaataaaagtaaactagtGGAAGAATGTTCGAAGAAGGTGGCGATAGCTCGAGAAAATCGTAGGGAGGCCTCAAGAAGAGACTTTATTCATGATCTAGCCCCTAAAGGTCGTAACTTTAAGGTCAATGGTCAGTTCCAGCGCCAAAATGGAAATAAACGGAATGGTAACTTTCTTGCTCATAACAATGGCAACCACGACAACTATAATTTGGGAGAGGAAGAAGGAGGTCAATCTCAGCAAACTCAGGATATTTCAGTATGCTCAAGGTGTGGGAAGGATCATGGTAATAGAGCTTGTAGATTTGGGACACACACTTGTTTCTCTTGCGGAGAGTATGGACATATATCGAGGAATTGCCCAAAAAGGTTTGTTCGAAATCCAGCTAGGCCACAACAACAAGGAAGGGTTTTTACCGTAACTGCTGGCAACACTAATGCACCTAATTCTTCCACTCGAGGTGAGTACCACACTATGGTTTTGTTTGTGCTAGATAATACTATAACTTCTTATGCGTATgttaaattttga